A portion of the Thermosediminibacter oceani DSM 16646 genome contains these proteins:
- a CDS encoding ABC transporter ATP-binding protein, producing the protein MEKLLEVKDLEVSFKTYAGEIKAVRGVSFHVNRGETVAIVGESGCGKSVTVQTIMRLIPMPPGIIKNGSIIFDGKDITKLSEKEMEHVRGSEMSMVFQDPMTSLNPTMRVGAQIAEGLIKHQKMHPKQARERAIEMLKLVGIPNAEKRVDQYPHEFSGGMRQRAMIAIALACNPKLLIADEPTTALDVTIQAQILDLMRDLQKKLNTSIIIITHNLGVVANLAERVLVMYAGKIIERGSLDDIFYNPRHPYTWGLLMSVPTPELDKSKKLASIDGTPPDLFAPPVGCAFAARCEYAMKICYERYPEDFTVGDGHSAACWLLHPMAPKVKPPVGKGVTLS; encoded by the coding sequence ATGGAAAAGCTGTTAGAAGTAAAGGACCTGGAAGTTTCGTTTAAGACCTACGCTGGAGAGATAAAGGCGGTAAGAGGGGTTTCCTTCCACGTGAACAGGGGAGAGACGGTAGCGATAGTGGGCGAATCCGGTTGCGGCAAGAGCGTCACCGTACAGACCATAATGCGGCTGATCCCCATGCCCCCGGGAATTATCAAAAACGGATCGATTATTTTCGATGGCAAGGATATAACAAAACTCTCGGAAAAGGAAATGGAACACGTCCGGGGGTCCGAGATGAGCATGGTGTTTCAGGACCCCATGACATCCCTGAACCCGACCATGAGAGTGGGTGCCCAGATCGCCGAAGGTCTTATAAAGCACCAGAAAATGCACCCCAAACAGGCCAGGGAAAGGGCTATTGAAATGCTGAAACTGGTAGGGATACCCAATGCGGAGAAGCGCGTGGACCAGTATCCCCACGAGTTCAGCGGCGGAATGAGGCAGAGGGCGATGATAGCCATCGCGCTGGCCTGCAACCCCAAACTGCTTATAGCCGATGAACCTACGACGGCCCTGGATGTTACTATACAGGCGCAGATACTGGACTTGATGAGGGATCTGCAGAAAAAGCTGAATACATCCATAATAATAATCACCCATAACCTGGGCGTCGTGGCCAACCTGGCCGAGAGGGTCCTGGTCATGTACGCGGGTAAGATAATCGAGCGCGGCAGCCTTGACGATATATTTTACAATCCGCGTCATCCGTACACCTGGGGATTGCTGATGTCGGTCCCCACTCCCGAGCTGGATAAGAGTAAAAAGCTGGCTTCCATAGACGGCACGCCGCCGGACCTGTTCGCACCTCCGGTGGGCTGTGCATTTGCCGCCAGGTGCGAATACGCCATGAAGATATGCTACGAAAGGTATCCTGAGGACTTCACGGTGGGCGACGGCCACAGTGCCGCCTGCTGGCTGCTGCATCCCATGGCTCCAAAAGTGAAACCGCCTGTAGGAAAAGGGGTGACGTTATCATGA
- a CDS encoding ABC transporter ATP-binding protein, which yields MTVAGNPLIEINNLKKYFNVDRGSVLKAVDNVNLQIMEGETLGLVGESGCGKTTLGRTVIRLYEPTSGEVLFEGKNVHRLQGQQLREFNRKAQMIFQDPYASLNPRMTVGDIIGEGIDIHGLYKNKERTERIYELLNVVGLNKEHANRFPHEFSGGQRQRIGIARALAVEPKFIVCDEPISALDVSIQAQVINLLMDLQQKLKLTYLFIAHDLSMVKYVSDRIAVMYLGVVAELATSEDLHKRPLHPYTQALLSAIPVPDPETERKKKRILLEGDVPSPINPPEGCRFAKRCRHAKPVCTEQQPEFKEVEKNHFVACHLF from the coding sequence ATGACGGTTGCCGGGAATCCTCTCATAGAAATAAATAACTTAAAGAAGTACTTCAATGTGGACAGGGGTTCGGTGTTAAAGGCCGTCGACAACGTCAATCTTCAGATAATGGAAGGCGAGACTCTGGGCCTCGTGGGTGAATCGGGCTGCGGTAAGACCACCCTGGGGAGGACCGTAATAAGGCTTTACGAACCCACTTCCGGAGAGGTGCTTTTCGAAGGCAAAAACGTGCACAGGCTGCAAGGTCAGCAGTTGAGGGAATTCAACCGCAAGGCTCAGATGATATTCCAGGACCCCTATGCGTCGCTGAACCCCAGGATGACGGTCGGGGATATAATAGGAGAGGGTATAGATATCCATGGCTTATACAAGAACAAAGAGCGCACTGAGAGAATATACGAACTTTTGAATGTTGTCGGCCTGAACAAGGAGCACGCTAACAGGTTCCCGCACGAGTTCTCCGGCGGGCAGAGGCAGAGGATAGGCATCGCGCGAGCTCTCGCCGTGGAGCCCAAGTTTATAGTGTGCGACGAACCCATTTCCGCCCTGGACGTATCCATTCAGGCTCAGGTAATAAACCTGCTCATGGATCTTCAGCAGAAGCTGAAGCTGACCTACCTCTTTATCGCGCACGACCTGAGCATGGTAAAGTACGTATCCGACAGGATAGCGGTTATGTACCTGGGAGTTGTGGCGGAGCTGGCCACCTCCGAAGACCTGCACAAAAGGCCCCTGCATCCGTACACCCAGGCGCTGCTTTCAGCCATACCGGTTCCCGACCCGGAAACCGAGAGGAAGAAGAAGAGGATCCTGCTGGAAGGAGACGTGCCGAGCCCCATCAATCCGCCGGAAGGCTGCAGGTTCGCCAAGAGGTGCAGGCATGCCAAACCCGTTTGCACCGAACAGCAGCCGGAGTTCAAAGAAGTGGAGAAAAACCATTTTGTGGCATGTCACCTGTTTTAG
- a CDS encoding tRNA 2-thiocytidine(32) synthetase TtcA, which yields MNRNFGKWFLTKVKKAIIDYGMIENGDKIAVGVSGGKDSTTLLYILDLVRKHSPLDFDIVAVNIDLGWEMDLTPLEDFCRNLQIPLKVVKTDIARVVFEIRKESNPCSLCSRMRRGTLDSAAVELGCNKVALAHHADDVIETLLLNLIFTGRFDTFEPKTYLSRKNVTLIRPLIYLSERTIKTIVKSRGLPVIESPCPADGRTKRDEMTELLDRMEQVFPRARENILAAIKRRDFFREKSEHKEELQ from the coding sequence ATGAACAGGAATTTCGGCAAATGGTTTCTCACAAAGGTCAAAAAAGCCATCATCGATTACGGCATGATAGAAAACGGGGATAAAATAGCCGTTGGAGTTTCCGGAGGTAAGGATTCTACCACTCTTTTATACATCCTGGACCTGGTGCGAAAACACTCTCCTTTAGATTTTGACATCGTGGCTGTAAATATTGACCTGGGATGGGAGATGGATCTTACACCTCTTGAAGATTTCTGCCGGAACCTCCAGATACCGCTCAAAGTAGTCAAAACCGACATAGCCCGGGTGGTGTTTGAAATAAGAAAGGAGTCCAATCCCTGTTCCCTCTGCTCCAGGATGAGGCGCGGCACCCTGGACAGCGCCGCCGTCGAGCTGGGGTGCAACAAGGTGGCTCTGGCTCACCACGCCGACGACGTAATCGAAACCCTTTTGTTAAACCTCATCTTTACCGGGCGATTTGACACTTTTGAGCCCAAAACCTATCTCTCCCGGAAAAACGTGACTTTAATCAGGCCACTCATATACCTCAGCGAGCGGACCATAAAGACGATAGTAAAATCTCGGGGCCTGCCGGTCATCGAAAGCCCGTGCCCGGCTGACGGCAGGACAAAGCGGGACGAGATGACAGAGCTCCTCGACCGGATGGAGCAGGTGTTCCCCAGAGCAAGGGAAAATATTTTAGCCGCCATAAAGCGCAGAGATTTTTTCAGGGAGAAAAGTGAACATAAGGAAGAGCTTCAATAA
- the ltaE gene encoding low-specificity L-threonine aldolase, which produces MAKYIDLRSDTVTLPTPEMREAMYRAEVGDDVYGEDPTVRRLEEMAAEITGKEAAMFVTSGTQGNQVCIMTHTRPGDEIILEEKSHIFTYEVGGIGYLAGVQARLIPGKRGVMDPTDIEAAIREDDLHFPRTSLICVENTHNRAGGTVIPMDTLEKTYEVAKKHGIPVHMDGARIFNAATYLGVPVRDIARYADSVMFCLSKGLCAPVGSIVAGSRDFINRARKFRKMLGGGLRQAGFLAAAGIVALEKMTERLKEDHENARLLAEGLNSIPGISIDMKTVQTNIVICDISGLGISGNELAGRLLEKGIKINGGSGSLVRFVTHYGIDKNDVLRTVEAVKEIAAELN; this is translated from the coding sequence ATGGCGAAATATATTGACCTCAGGAGCGATACCGTAACGCTTCCTACTCCTGAGATGCGAGAGGCCATGTACCGGGCTGAAGTGGGCGACGATGTGTACGGCGAGGACCCGACCGTCAGAAGACTTGAAGAGATGGCCGCAGAGATCACGGGGAAGGAAGCGGCCATGTTCGTCACCAGCGGGACCCAGGGCAACCAGGTGTGCATAATGACCCATACCCGGCCCGGCGATGAAATAATCCTTGAAGAAAAAAGCCATATCTTCACCTATGAGGTGGGCGGCATCGGTTATCTTGCAGGCGTGCAGGCACGCCTCATCCCCGGTAAAAGGGGCGTCATGGACCCAACCGATATTGAGGCCGCTATTAGGGAGGACGACTTACATTTCCCGAGAACCAGCCTCATATGCGTTGAAAACACCCACAACAGAGCAGGCGGCACTGTAATCCCGATGGATACGCTGGAGAAGACCTACGAGGTTGCAAAAAAACACGGCATTCCCGTCCACATGGACGGTGCCAGGATTTTTAACGCCGCCACCTACCTGGGAGTGCCGGTGCGCGACATAGCCCGGTACGCCGACAGCGTCATGTTCTGCCTTTCCAAGGGCCTTTGCGCTCCCGTGGGCTCCATAGTCGCCGGCAGCAGAGATTTCATCAACCGGGCCAGGAAATTCCGCAAAATGCTGGGCGGTGGGCTGCGCCAGGCTGGATTTTTAGCCGCCGCCGGAATAGTCGCCCTCGAAAAGATGACGGAAAGGCTTAAGGAAGACCACGAAAACGCAAGGCTCCTGGCCGAGGGCTTGAATAGTATTCCGGGAATTTCCATAGATATGAAAACGGTGCAGACCAATATTGTCATATGCGACATTTCGGGCCTTGGCATCAGCGGAAACGAGCTTGCAGGGCGGCTGCTTGAAAAAGGCATAAAGATCAACGGCGGCTCGGGTTCGCTGGTAAGATTCGTAACCCACTACGGCATAGACAAAAATGATGTATTGAGGACCGTGGAAGCGGTGAAGGAAATAGCCGCTGAACTCAACTAA
- a CDS encoding acylphosphatase, with translation MKRSARALIYGMVQGVGLRYSVHRKASQLGLTGFVKNLPDGSVELVVEGDEALIKDLLEYIKTGLRWARVDRIDVDWSEYEGKHRGFEIAF, from the coding sequence ATGAAAAGATCGGCCCGCGCTCTAATATACGGTATGGTGCAGGGGGTAGGCCTCCGGTACTCGGTCCACAGAAAAGCTTCCCAACTTGGACTGACGGGTTTCGTCAAAAACCTGCCCGACGGAAGCGTCGAGCTGGTGGTCGAAGGGGACGAGGCTTTGATAAAAGATCTTCTCGAATACATAAAGACCGGTCTCCGGTGGGCAAGGGTCGATAGAATCGATGTAGATTGGTCGGAGTACGAAGGAAAGCACCGCGGCTTTGAAATAGCCTTTTAA
- a CDS encoding replication-associated recombination protein A, translating into MDFEQSSLFDGEIKKSAPLADRMRPRNLDEFVGQDHLLGRGKILRKLIENDLITSMILWGPPGVGKTTLAMIIAEMTRARFVTFSAVLSGIKEVKEVMKEAQERRRYGQRTLVFIDEIHRFNKSQQDAFLPYVEKGDIILIGATTENPSFELNSALLSRSKVFVMNPLSPDDLMVLLKRALRDEERGLGRFKVRVEDEQLYKIAVFANGDARVALNTLEIAVLSSVPDDSGQIRITDEVLKEAFQRKTLLYDKGGEEHYNLISAFHKSLRNSDSDAALYWLARMLEAGEDPLYVARRMIRFASEDVGLADPRALEQAVAAYHAAHFIGMPECSVNLAQAAVYLALAPKSNSLYTGYARAKKDALETLAQGVPLHLRNAPTRLMEELGYGRGYKYAHDFEDKIADMECLPDNLRGRQYYIPTEQGMEKNFKERKELLEKLKKKEVGR; encoded by the coding sequence ATGGATTTCGAGCAGAGCTCGCTTTTTGACGGCGAGATCAAAAAAAGCGCTCCGCTGGCCGACAGGATGCGGCCCAGGAATCTGGACGAATTCGTCGGCCAGGACCACCTGCTTGGCAGGGGAAAGATTCTTAGAAAATTGATAGAAAACGACCTGATAACCTCCATGATACTCTGGGGTCCCCCGGGGGTGGGGAAGACTACGCTGGCAATGATAATAGCGGAAATGACAAGAGCCAGATTCGTCACCTTCAGCGCCGTTCTCTCGGGGATAAAAGAGGTGAAGGAGGTTATGAAAGAGGCCCAGGAACGCCGCAGGTACGGCCAGAGGACTCTTGTTTTCATAGATGAGATCCACCGCTTTAACAAATCGCAGCAGGACGCCTTCCTGCCTTACGTGGAAAAAGGCGATATAATCCTCATCGGCGCCACCACGGAAAATCCTTCCTTCGAACTTAATTCAGCACTGCTCTCCCGCTCGAAGGTTTTCGTCATGAACCCTCTTTCCCCGGATGACCTGATGGTATTACTGAAGAGGGCTCTTCGGGACGAAGAGAGGGGACTCGGGAGGTTTAAGGTTCGGGTTGAAGACGAACAGCTCTATAAAATCGCGGTTTTTGCCAACGGCGACGCCAGGGTTGCCCTGAACACCCTGGAAATTGCAGTATTGAGCTCAGTACCCGACGATAGCGGGCAAATACGAATAACCGACGAGGTGCTGAAGGAGGCATTCCAGAGAAAAACCCTTCTTTACGACAAAGGGGGAGAGGAGCATTATAACCTGATTTCGGCCTTTCATAAGTCCCTGAGGAACAGCGATAGCGATGCTGCGCTGTACTGGCTGGCCCGGATGCTGGAAGCGGGGGAAGACCCGCTTTATGTGGCAAGGCGAATGATCCGTTTCGCCTCCGAGGATGTGGGCCTTGCGGATCCAAGGGCCTTAGAGCAGGCGGTGGCGGCCTACCACGCTGCCCATTTTATTGGGATGCCCGAATGCAGCGTGAATCTCGCTCAGGCCGCGGTGTATCTCGCCCTGGCTCCGAAATCCAATTCCCTCTATACTGGCTATGCCCGGGCCAAAAAAGACGCCCTGGAGACCCTGGCTCAGGGAGTACCGCTCCATCTGAGAAACGCCCCCACAAGGCTCATGGAAGAGCTTGGCTACGGCAGGGGTTACAAATACGCCCACGATTTCGAGGATAAAATAGCCGATATGGAGTGCCTGCCCGACAATTTAAGGGGCAGGCAGTATTACATCCCCACAGAACAGGGCATGGAAAAGAATTTTAAGGAACGAAAGGAGTTGCTGGAAAAATTGAAGAAAAAAGAGGTGGGACGATGA
- a CDS encoding ABC-ATPase domain-containing protein, which yields MRSKEDLKKIIARINGKGYKAYKEIQGDYDFGGFVLYIDHVQGDPFASPSRVRLWVDMKRAGFPEELYKTSVRTTALEDFLARQAAAVIRKLPRVNGTGGSGEIYIDKGGQEILKRTAVKVCSDYVEARLSVGLPAFGRRINGGGAETLFFSNLPEIAEKALLYRNIDAESARKWVELAEDQEYLRDQLKKSRLVAFVADGSILPRESGISDRPMRGDRVVPFKSPESLKVSFELPNAGVVGGMGIPEGVTLIVGGGYHGKTTLLSALQRGVYNHIPGDGREFVITVKDAVKIRAEDGRRVEKVDISPFITNLPDGQDTRKFSTENASGSTSQAANIMEAVEIGTSLLLLDEDTCATNFMIRDARMQKLVAKEKEPITPFIDRVRQLYEELGISTVLVMGGSGDYFDMADCVIKMQDYRPYDVTEEARRIAAEIKTDRRIERTEGPISVTPRVILKEGLELRGKKKVKSRDVDTLQYGGEYIEMDYVEQLVDRSQTSAVGEIIRYAVEKYVDGGRTFKEIVEMVFADIEKYGIDVVSPFYGKHPGNLALPRPQEVAAGLNRYRGLRVK from the coding sequence ATGAGATCGAAAGAAGACCTTAAAAAAATCATCGCAAGGATCAACGGCAAGGGATACAAGGCTTATAAAGAAATACAGGGGGACTACGATTTCGGCGGTTTTGTGCTTTACATAGACCACGTCCAGGGGGACCCCTTCGCCTCACCCTCTAGGGTAAGGCTCTGGGTTGATATGAAACGGGCCGGTTTTCCGGAGGAACTTTATAAAACCTCCGTCAGGACCACCGCCCTGGAGGATTTTCTGGCAAGGCAGGCGGCGGCTGTCATCCGGAAATTGCCGCGGGTGAACGGCACCGGAGGCAGCGGAGAAATCTATATTGATAAAGGCGGGCAGGAGATTTTGAAGCGCACCGCCGTGAAGGTGTGCTCCGATTACGTGGAGGCAAGGCTCAGTGTGGGACTTCCTGCTTTCGGGCGAAGGATCAACGGTGGGGGAGCCGAAACGCTGTTTTTCTCCAATTTACCCGAGATAGCGGAAAAAGCCCTCCTTTACCGGAATATAGATGCCGAATCCGCGAGAAAATGGGTGGAACTTGCCGAAGACCAGGAATACCTGAGGGATCAGCTGAAGAAGAGTCGCCTTGTGGCTTTCGTCGCCGACGGCTCAATCCTGCCCAGGGAAAGCGGAATAAGCGACAGGCCCATGAGGGGGGACAGGGTGGTGCCCTTCAAATCCCCGGAAAGCCTGAAAGTATCCTTTGAGCTTCCCAATGCCGGTGTCGTTGGGGGTATGGGCATACCCGAAGGCGTCACCCTGATCGTGGGGGGAGGCTACCACGGGAAAACCACCCTGCTGTCGGCGCTGCAGAGAGGGGTATACAACCATATCCCCGGTGACGGCAGGGAATTCGTGATAACCGTGAAGGACGCGGTGAAGATCAGGGCCGAAGACGGGCGCCGGGTGGAAAAGGTGGATATAAGCCCGTTCATAACCAATTTGCCCGACGGGCAGGATACCAGGAAGTTCAGCACCGAAAACGCCAGCGGCAGCACCTCCCAGGCGGCCAATATCATGGAAGCCGTCGAAATTGGTACAAGCCTGCTCCTTTTGGATGAGGACACCTGTGCCACCAATTTCATGATAAGGGATGCGAGAATGCAAAAGCTAGTCGCTAAAGAGAAAGAACCTATTACGCCTTTCATAGACCGGGTGCGGCAGCTTTACGAAGAACTGGGGATATCAACGGTGCTGGTCATGGGCGGGAGCGGGGATTACTTTGATATGGCCGACTGCGTTATAAAGATGCAGGATTACCGCCCCTACGACGTAACGGAGGAGGCCCGGCGGATAGCAGCAGAGATAAAGACAGACCGCAGGATAGAAAGAACGGAAGGCCCCATCTCGGTAACCCCGAGGGTTATTCTAAAAGAGGGCCTGGAGCTTCGGGGGAAGAAAAAAGTTAAGTCCAGAGACGTGGATACCCTGCAGTACGGCGGCGAATATATAGAGATGGATTACGTGGAGCAGCTGGTGGACCGCAGCCAGACCAGCGCCGTAGGCGAAATCATCAGGTACGCCGTGGAAAAATATGTGGACGGCGGGAGAACGTTCAAAGAAATCGTGGAAATGGTCTTTGCCGATATAGAAAAATACGGCATCGACGTCGTATCGCCCTTTTACGGGAAACACCCCGGGAACCTGGCCCTGCCGAGGCCCCAGGAAGTGGCGGCGGGCCTTAACAGGTACCGGGGACTCAGGGTAAAATAG
- a CDS encoding DUF4349 domain-containing protein has protein sequence MKKIFVVLLIAAFILAGCGVKPAQRSGANERAAPDYGQNNMIVQDAITQAHQESNKNLAGTIDRKIVKNGTIHLGVNDLKETETAVYNLIQEYGGFIQSSSSRNENREVWSEIVARVPFDRFEEFFGRLKQLGRVNYDNISTQDVTEEYIDLSARIKVLKAQEERLISLLAKAEKIDDILRIENELTRLRSDIEQLQGRINYLDRATGYSTVTIRINQLVTAYPETGNAMGSILYRLKDGWITFFNVLIFAVETLAWLSPYIVLAGIFAIVYLKYIKKNTGKGA, from the coding sequence ATGAAAAAGATATTTGTCGTGTTATTAATAGCCGCTTTTATCCTTGCGGGCTGCGGCGTAAAACCCGCGCAAAGGAGCGGCGCGAATGAAAGGGCTGCACCCGATTACGGGCAGAACAATATGATCGTACAGGATGCAATAACGCAAGCGCACCAGGAAAGCAATAAAAACTTAGCGGGTACCATTGACAGGAAAATAGTAAAAAACGGCACCATTCATCTTGGAGTCAACGATTTGAAAGAAACGGAAACAGCGGTCTACAATCTGATTCAAGAATACGGCGGGTTTATCCAGAGCTCCTCGTCAAGAAACGAAAATCGGGAAGTCTGGAGTGAAATAGTTGCTCGGGTGCCGTTTGATCGCTTCGAAGAATTTTTCGGAAGGCTAAAACAGCTCGGGAGAGTAAACTACGACAACATTTCCACCCAGGATGTGACCGAGGAATACATAGACCTTTCCGCAAGGATTAAAGTCCTGAAAGCACAGGAAGAAAGGCTCATTAGCCTTTTGGCCAAAGCTGAAAAAATAGATGATATCCTTAGGATAGAGAATGAGCTTACCAGGCTGAGAAGCGATATCGAGCAATTGCAGGGAAGGATAAATTATCTTGACAGGGCTACCGGTTATTCCACGGTCACTATCAGAATAAATCAGCTGGTGACGGCTTATCCTGAGACCGGGAATGCAATGGGGAGTATTCTTTATAGACTGAAAGACGGATGGATAACATTTTTCAATGTATTGATTTTTGCAGTTGAAACTCTGGCTTGGCTGTCGCCGTACATCGTTCTTGCGGGTATTTTCGCAATCGTATATTTAAAGTATATAAAGAAAAATACCGGCAAGGGTGCATAG
- a CDS encoding secondary thiamine-phosphate synthase enzyme YjbQ: MRIINVETTARTQMVDITYEVRKAISEFGVKDGLCFVFVPHTTAGVTINENADDDVKTDIINALNRLIPQRGDYRHVEGNSDAHIKATLVGSSVVLAIEDGRPVLGTWQGVLFCEFDGPRKRKVFVKCVNAEDSKQ; this comes from the coding sequence ATGAGAATCATCAATGTAGAAACCACCGCGAGGACGCAGATGGTGGATATAACCTACGAGGTCCGGAAGGCTATATCGGAATTCGGGGTGAAGGACGGGCTGTGCTTTGTCTTCGTACCCCACACCACGGCAGGAGTAACCATAAACGAAAACGCCGATGACGATGTAAAGACCGATATAATAAACGCCCTGAACAGACTGATCCCGCAGAGGGGTGACTACAGGCACGTGGAGGGAAACTCCGATGCCCACATAAAGGCGACGCTTGTGGGAAGCTCCGTAGTTTTGGCGATAGAAGATGGCAGGCCAGTTCTCGGCACCTGGCAGGGCGTGCTTTTCTGCGAATTCGACGGACCAAGGAAGAGGAAGGTATTTGTCAAGTGTGTGAACGCTGAAGATTCTAAGCAGTAG
- a CDS encoding transposase, which yields MKKKRYDQEFKEQVVRECQEVGNIALVARRHGLSKNTVYNWLQATRKNGSVIPLPRDVNQRLLEAENRLESLARENDQLKRLVAEKELELAILRELRDRVNPQ from the coding sequence TTGAAAAAGAAACGTTATGACCAAGAATTTAAGGAGCAAGTTGTAAGAGAATGCCAGGAAGTTGGTAATATTGCGTTAGTGGCTAGAAGACATGGACTCTCCAAAAATACGGTATATAACTGGCTTCAAGCAACAAGAAAGAATGGTTCTGTTATCCCTCTGCCACGCGATGTAAACCAAAGGCTTTTAGAGGCAGAAAATAGGCTAGAAAGTTTAGCTAGGGAGAATGACCAGCTAAAAAGACTTGTGGCGGAAAAAGAACTAGAACTGGCTATTTTAAGAGAATTGCGGGATCGAGTAAACCCTCAGTAG
- a CDS encoding CPBP family intramembrane glutamic endopeptidase, translating to MTEDSPKSVKIKNPKLELCVGFIFFVYELIIAVLVHNYVKNAAFASKVHNFREFMRNIFLLNYKTLTVLSGELMNAITVTILITIPIILIYLLMGYKLREMGFNRGYWKLTFVLMALSVLLGIYEGFKISDYKLLIAVYLIHIFINGLPEELFYRGFLLPRLEVILKNSLNALVISSIIFSASHVPSMVIQYNYSLWHALLDVFSFEQPTGLIWGYLYLRTRSVIPGMLWHASVGILGKIFL from the coding sequence ATGACCGAAGATTCACCTAAGTCTGTTAAGATAAAAAATCCCAAATTAGAGTTATGTGTCGGATTTATATTTTTTGTATATGAGTTAATAATAGCTGTTTTGGTACATAATTACGTCAAGAATGCTGCTTTTGCAAGTAAAGTACATAATTTTCGAGAATTTATGCGAAATATTTTCTTATTGAATTATAAAACATTAACAGTTCTATCTGGAGAACTCATGAATGCTATTACAGTTACAATATTGATAACAATTCCCATTATATTAATCTACCTACTAATGGGCTATAAACTTAGAGAAATGGGTTTTAATAGAGGGTACTGGAAGCTTACCTTTGTGCTTATGGCATTAAGTGTATTGTTAGGTATCTATGAAGGATTTAAAATATCTGATTATAAGTTGCTTATAGCTGTATATCTTATTCATATATTTATAAACGGTTTACCCGAAGAATTGTTTTATAGAGGTTTTTTACTTCCGCGATTAGAAGTTATATTAAAGAATTCGCTCAATGCTTTAGTTATTTCTTCAATAATTTTTAGTGCAAGCCATGTTCCTTCTATGGTCATACAATACAATTACAGTCTTTGGCACGCTTTATTGGATGTGTTTAGCTTCGAACAGCCTACAGGTCTTATATGGGGATATTTATATTTAAGAACAAGGAGTGTTATTCCCGGTATGCTGTGGCATGCTTCTGTTGGAATATTGGGTAAGATATTTTTATGA
- a CDS encoding MFS transporter → MDAIIILYLFAHGLNVTQIMFLETFSALTITFFEVPGGAVADKFGIKYSLFFGAFFQAIAVIFFIIGQNYLFFVVGIVIFSIGATFISGADNAYLYDFLNENNMRDKFQQIDGSIMSWVYYAMAITSLTAGFLYTKSIYYPLYLTFIFLIFHHCWRSVWQI, encoded by the coding sequence ATGGATGCTATTATTATACTTTATTTGTTCGCACACGGTTTGAACGTTACCCAAATAATGTTCCTGGAGACCTTTTCAGCTTTAACCATAACTTTCTTTGAGGTTCCGGGTGGCGCTGTAGCGGATAAGTTTGGCATAAAATACAGTTTGTTTTTTGGAGCATTTTTCCAAGCGATTGCAGTCATATTTTTTATAATCGGTCAAAATTATCTATTCTTTGTTGTCGGGATAGTGATATTTTCGATTGGAGCTACTTTTATATCGGGTGCGGACAACGCTTATTTGTATGACTTTTTAAATGAAAATAATATGAGAGATAAGTTTCAACAAATTGACGGCAGCATAATGTCATGGGTTTATTACGCTATGGCGATTACTTCTCTGACAGCAGGTTTTCTATATACGAAAAGCATCTATTATCCTTTATATCTCACCTTTATATTCCTAATATTCCATCATTGTTGGCGCTCGGTCTGGCAAATATAA
- a CDS encoding nucleotidyltransferase domain-containing protein, which yields MDIKRAEKEYKALLESELERITAELKKLGAEKILLFGSYAAGRKDLLTDLDIIVVLKSDLPFIERIGFIYRKVAPRVAADILVYTPEEWQTVKKKPFFKKAAAEGRVLYEKVGNGRG from the coding sequence ATGGACATAAAAAGGGCGGAAAAAGAATACAAAGCTTTGTTAGAAAGTGAACTAGAAAGGATTACAGCAGAGCTTAAAAAGCTCGGTGCGGAAAAAATACTGCTCTTTGGTTCTTATGCTGCGGGGCGCAAAGACCTTTTAACCGACCTCGACATCATAGTGGTTTTAAAGAGCGATCTACCATTTATCGAGCGGATAGGTTTTATCTATAGAAAAGTCGCTCCTAGAGTAGCTGCGGATATACTGGTTTATACGCCTGAAGAATGGCAAACTGTTAAGAAAAAGCCTTTTTTCAAAAAAGCCGCTGCCGAGGGGAGGGTGCTGTATGAGAAGGTCGGGAATGGAAGAGGGTAA